A stretch of DNA from Saccharospirillum mangrovi:
TCATCACCCGCACCGCTCAGAACAAGCAAGGCGATATCTACCGGACTGACGGCCGCATGACCGTTAACGTGGACATCAACCTGCGTGATGGCGAGCGTGTTGACCTGATGATTCAGGAAATCCAGAAATCGCTGGAAGCTGCCCGTTCCGAAGGCCAATTGCCGGCCGGCGTGGACTATCGCTTCACTGGCGACCAGCAGGAACAAGCCGAAACCATGGCGTTCCTGGGCGGTGCCTTCCTGGTAGCCCTGTTCGTGATGGTGATCATCCTGGTGACCCAGTTCAATTCCTTCTATCAGACCTTCCTGATCATGTTGGCGATTGTGCTGTCTACGGTCGGCGTGATGGTTGGCATCATCATCACTGGCGCCAGCTTCGTGGTGGTGATGAGCGGTGTGGGCATCATCGCGTTGGCGGGTATTGTGGTGAACAACAACATCGTGTTGATCGACACCTACAACGTCATTCGCAAGCAAGGTGTGCCGGCCATGGATGCCGCCCTGATCACCTGTGCTCAACGTCTGCGTCCGGTGTTGCTGACCACGGTCACCACCATTCTGGGTCTGTTGCCGATGGTGTATCAGTTGACCATCGACTTCTTCGCCCGCTCGGTAACCGTCGGCGCGCCGTCGTCGCAGTGGTGGACCGCCCTGGCAACCACCATTGCTGGTGGCTTGTTGTTCGCGACCATCCTGACGCTGATCTTCACCCCCTGCATGTTGATTCTGGGTGAGCGCGCTCAGGAATATCTGGCGCAACGTCGCAGCCGGACCGCCGCCAGCCTCGGCTGATCGACACCGCCCGCTCGTCTGCTCAGGCCCGCGCGTAAAAGCGCGGGCCTTTTCTTTTCAGAATCCGAATAAATGGCTAGTCTGAGCACCATCATCTAACGCCCGTCGAAACGCCGCGTCAGGCGCAAAACCACGGGCATTGTTTTTGTTGATTGGTTGTTGTGAGGCTTGTGGACATGAACGCAACGCGGATGCGCATGCTGATTGTCTTCTGTCTGGCCGGTACCCTACCCGTCCTGACGGTGGATGCATCTTTACCAGACAGTGAATTTCTGCCGGACAGCAACGCCCTGACCGAAAGCGAATTTCTGGAACAAAGCCACACCGCTGCGGCCGACTACGCCTTGCTGCTGCAACGCATTCAAAACGACGACATCAGTTTTGCCGAACTGAACGACTGGCAAGACCATCCGCTGTTCCCGCATCTGATCACCCACTGGGCCATGCGCCACCCGCAAGACATCGACCTGGACTGGTTCATCGTTCGTTTATTGCAGCCCGAGTGGAAAGCCGCCGGCTGGGAATTCCGCCAGGCCTGGATGGAAGAATTGGCGCGTCGTGAACGCTGGGCCGATTACATTGGCTTCGACTTGGCCTGGTCGGGTGCGGGCCACCCGTGCCGACGTTTCCAGGCCCAGCAGGCGTTAGGGCAGCCAGTGCCAGACGAGCAACTTCGACAGCTCTGGCTGACCGGCGATTCCCTGCCCGCCCATTGCGACCCTTTTCTTGATCGTCTGCGCCAGGACGACGACTACAACGAACTCGTCTGGCAACGTCAGCTACTGGCGTTTCACGCCCGCAACAGCCGCATGGTGCGTTACCTGAACGATCGTTACGACGATCCGCAATGGCGTCAGCGCGGTCAGCGCCTGCGCGCCGTCTACTTAAGCCCGGCCGGTCTGTTCAACCAGCCTTACGATCCGGACGTTGAATGGCAGCGTGACCTGGCGTTGGCGGCCATCGACCGGCTGGCGTATCGCGACCCGCACATCGCGTCCAACCTATGGGTCGAACTGATCAAACAGACGCCCCGGTTTACCCAGCAAGAGGTTCAGCAAACCTCGCATTACCTGGGTGTCGCCATGGCTAAGCTGGCGTTGCCGCAGGCCGACTACTGGCTGGGTATTGCCGACCCCAATCGCGACGACAGTGAAGTGCAGCATTGGCGGCTGCAAATAGCGCTCGCCGACAACAATTGGTTGCAAGTCGCCACCCTGTTCCGCTCGCTCGACCCAACGCTGCGCGAAGACGGCCAATGGCGTTACTGGGCCGCGCTGGCCGACCAGCACCTGGGCCTGGCCGGAAATGCGGAGCAGCAACTCGCCGTTCTGGCTAAAGAACGCTCTTATTACGGTTTTCTCGCCGCGGCCGCCTTGGGCACGCCGGCGGATTTAAACCTGGACGAAGCGCCGGTCATTCATTCGCTGCAACCCATGATTCAGCGTCCGGCGCTGCAACGGGCGTTAACGCTGTACGCCGCTGGCGACATCGTGCGCGCACAAATCGAATGGAACCTGACGTTAGATGGCTTCGATGCCCGGCAATTGATGGAAGCCGCTCAACTGGCGCAACGCTGGCAGTGGTATCACAAGGCGTCACAGACGGCGGGTATGAGCGGACGTTATGGAGAATTGAGCCTGCGCTACCCGACGCCGTTTGCGGATGTCGTCGGGCAATTGACCGAATCTCCGTCGGTGCCGCGCCACTGGCTCTATGGCGTGATGCGTCAGGAAAGCCACTTTATGACCCAAGCCCGCTCACCCGTTGGCGCGCGCGGCCTGATGCAACTGATGCCGTATACGGCGCGCGGCCTCGCTATCAAATCCGGTCTGAATTACCAAAACCCCGAGGATCTGGACGATCCGACGCTCAACATCACGCTCGGTCGGAATTATCTGGACCAGATGCAGCGCCGCTTTGGTGGGCCGGTCTACGCCACCGCAGCTTACAACGCCGGCCCAAGCAGGGTCGCCAGTTGGGTAACGCGGTATCCGGCGGACCTGCGTGTCTGGGTGGAATCAATTCCGTTCGATGAAACGCGCAACTACGTCAAATCGGTACTGACCTTTGCGCAAATCTACGCCATGCGCGACGGCGAAGATTGGACGCTCGCCAGCTGGCTGAACGCGCCCGATCTGGCAACGCTGACCGACGCCCCTTAAGCGCTCAATCCTGCAACCGGGCTTCGTCGCCGACACGAAGCTCGGCCACACCGCGCGCCACCGCGTTCACGCCAAAAATAGTCTTGCCGTTGAAGCGGCTGTGCGCTTTCAGCGCATCGGCCATGTCGCGTTGATAACTGCCTACGTCCTGATCGACCGCCGGAATGCTGCAACGCTCGCAAGGCTTGAGCAGGTCCAGATGGCCCTCCGCTAATTCCAGACGACCCAGTTCCAGTTCCCGGTCCATCGGCAGCCCCTCGACCACCAGATTCGGCCGGAAGCGACGCATGTCGAAAGCGACGCCGGCGCGCTGGTTCAGTTCATCCAACGAGGTCTGGTTGCACAGCAACAACGGATAGCCATCGGCAAAGCCAACGCGTTCGTGATCCAAAGCAGCCGGGTCGGGAATGCGACGCTGAGGCTGATCACCGACGTAGACCAGTCGCAGTGGCTGGCCCAGCTTGGCGCTGAACAAATCCGACAGTTCAGTAGAGACTTCCCAGCCATCCAGGGTGTCTTTCCAGACGGTCACGGCAGTGGGCTGTTGCGCAGCGACGGTTCGTGCCAGCTCACAGCGGTCACCATCCGGTGCGGTGATGCGATAGCCGTTGGTCGTCGCCTCAACGCCAAAGCGCGCCAGATGCGGCATATCACGCTGGCTGACAAAGCGGCCTTTGGCGTTGACCAGCATCCAGCGGCGATCATCAATGGCACCGGCGGCGTCCAACCGCAGACGATCAACCTTCAGGCCAGGCAGAGATTTGATGGGGTAATGGTACAGAGCGGTAATGCGAACGGAATAAGACATGGCGGCTTCACCGGGCGGGAAAGCGCCTCATTCCAGCAAAGCCGAACGGCGCGTGCAAGCGCCGTTTAAAGATCGCCAGCAACGCGCTTGCGAACCAGATCCGCCAGTTGCTCCGGCTGGAATTTCGATAAAAACGCATCGCAGCCGACTTTCTTAGTCATCGCCAGGTTAAAGTCACCCGACAAAGACGTATGCAGCGCTACAAACAGATTTTGCAGGCGGCTGTCGGCGCGTACCTCGGCGGTCAGACGGTAGCCATCCATGCGCGGCATTTCAGCGTCGGTGACCAGCATCAGCACGCGGTCTTCCAGCGGGCCGTCGGTTTCATCCGCCAGCCGGCGTAATAACTCCAACCCCTGTGCGCCGTCGGTGGCCTGGTGCACTTTCAAACCCATGGATTCGAATGTCACCCGCGCCTGGCCCAACGCCGTGTGGGAATCATCAACCATCACCACTTCGCGGCCGCGAATCTGGTCGACCATCTCGTCGTCCAGGTAGCCATCGCGCAGATAGGCGTTCATCGGCACGATTTCCGACAACACCTTCTCCACGTCGATGATCTCAACGATCTGGTCTTCATGGTGGGTAATGGCGGTCAGGTAATGGGAATGACCGGCACCGGCTGGCGGTGGCAGCACTTCTTCCCAGTTCAGGTTGACGATGCGATCAACACCGCCGACCACAAAGGCCTGAACGGTGGAGTTGTATTCGGTAACGATGATGGTGGAGTTTTCGTCGTGTTTGATCGGGCTCAGGCCAATGGCCATGCTCAGATCGACCACTGGCACCGACCGGCCGCGCAGGTAGACCACCCCAATCACCGCTGGATGCCGTTGCGGCATCATGGTGAGCTTGGGCAAACCCAGCACTTCCTGCACTTTGAACACGTTGATGGCGTAGATCTGGCGGCCTTTTAACCGGAACAACAGAATCTCAAGTCGATTCTGCCCCACCAGATTGGTTCGGCTATCGACATTTTTCAGCACACTCGACATCAGATACTCCGGTTATTCCGATTGGGGTAACAACCCACCCTGTCGTTATCGGCCAAGTTTAGTCGAGATTGACGAAATATGCGCTAGTTCACACAAACGCAGGTCGTTGCATCCAGATTGACGACCGAACCAGGGCGTGACAACGGCAGCCAATCGTCCACCAGACTGTTCGATTGGGCGCAGGTCAGCCCGCTGCTGTAGGCGCCCAGATAGCGGAGTTGGCCGTCGGCGCCGGTCAACGCGATCATCGGCCCGGGCGAGGCCGGCGGCAGCCCCGGCAGAGGCGTCGCCAGATTGGCGGCAATAAAGGGCGTGCCCAATTGGTACGGCTGATAGCCCAGCGCCAGGCCTTCTTCACTCAAGGTGGAGGCGTGGCCGGCGGCCATAAAGCGGCATAAACAGCCGGTTGGCATCCAATGCAGCATCGCCGGGTGCGTCAGGTCGTCGCGACTGTCGATCCATTCCTGCCAGTCGGCGCTCCAGCGCGACACGTCCGGTACCGTTCGACCCAACCAATTCAGATGAGTCTGGCGAAACCAGAGTGTTGCCAGTAACACGACCAACACTGGCAACAGCCACCATAACCAGCGCCGATTACGCACCTTCACGACTGATCACCGTTTTGAAGGTATTGCTGAACGTCGTCCGCCGTGAACGGCCAGCCCAGATCGGTGTCGGTGCCGCCCGCCTTCAAAACCGGAATACGCACACCGTATTGATCAATCAGCGCATCGCTGCTGGCGATATCGACAACTTCCCAGCGCAATGCCAGCGCCTGCAACAAGGCCTCAGCCTGCTCGCACAGGTGGCAACCAGCGGTGCTGTACAGCGTTAAACGGGGTTCAGAGGTGGGCAAAGCTACAGCGGGATCAGAAGAAGACACGGGCCGTTCCAATGGGAAAAACGGCCCTATTGTAGAAATCCAAAAGCGCTTTACCAGCCGTTTTATCCGACTGGTGGCTGCAACCAGGCCTGTAGTCAGGCTTTGTTAGCGGAGTTGCTACCAGAGCCGGCTTTGTCAGTCGCTTCGCCGCCAAACAGCGACTCCAGGAACTGGCTCAGTTGACCGTCGTTGCGCGGGTGGTTGCTCAGTGCATCGACCAGGCCGAACTCGGAACCCAGGCTGTCCATCCAGCGTTGCTGGGCTTCCACCATGTCACGCGCGTATTGGCGCAACGGCTCCAGACCGCGCGGCAGGCTTTGGCCTTCGCCACCGGCTTGCTGATAAGCAGCCACACCCTTAGCTTCGACCGAACGCAGGTGCAGGTTCATCGACGCCAGGCTGGTGCCTTCAATGCTCAACGCCTGCGCCTGCTGGAAGGCAACACCCAGATCGCCATCGTAGAATTCTTCCGCCAGATCACCGACTTCTTGCAGCAGTGCGGTCAGGTCTTCTTTTTCCTGATCGTTCAGATCGCCCTCAATGCGCAGATCGAACTGGCCGGATTCCACCTTGCCCCAGCTCAACGCCGACCAACCGTCGCCGGACGATTGTTCCGCCGCAGCCTCAGTGCGTTTGTCGACATAGATCGTCACCTTGTCGCCTTCGGCCGTGGTGACGTCCAATGAGAAGGTACGCTGTTCGTACTGGTACATGCTGATGCGGCGGTTGGCCGCGCCGGTTGCCGGGGCGCTATCTTCGCTGCGCGCCACCGGAGCGTTCAGATCGCGCAAGGCCAGTACGTCTTCCAGACGGCTGTAGGCGTCGTCAATCTTGCCTTTCAGCGCACCGTCCAGCTTGCCCATCGATTCAAGAATGTCGCGCGCTTCCCCGAAACCTTTCTCGATGCCTTTTTCCGCGGCGGCCCACATCTTGTCCATTTCAGCATCGGACGCGCCACTGGACTGCGCCTGCGCCAAACGACCGCGCATGTAACCCCAAAGGTTATCGACCAGCTCATCGACATTGAAATTAGCCGCTGCGGACGATGACGCCGAACTTGCGTCGGTTTTCGCCGGCGCATTGACCGAACGGGCCACACCCGGTTCCGCTGGCTGCGACGAGCCGGACCGTTGGTAGCCATTAATGGTAGGTGTCAGACTCGACAGATTAGACAGTGCATTCATTGGGCATTCCCTCCCGGTACAACCGGCACATGCTTGAAGACCTGATATCCAATCTGCTAACGGCGGCTTTGCCACGAACTTGAGTGTGCTTTTGTAAAGCCGGGGATTATCAAAATTCCATCATCAATGGCGTTGGATTATTGAGGATAACGTCGTATGATCGCCGGGCTTCAGGCTCAACTCGACCGATTAGAGGCCAGTCATGGCGAGACTCGATTCGCTGATCATCTTTACCACCGTTGTCAAAGCCAACAATTTCACCAACGCCGCGCACCAATTGGGCTTAACGCCGTCGGCCGTCAGCAAGCAGATCAGCCTACTGGAAGACCGCCTCGGTGTGCGATTGTTGAACCGCACCACCCGCTCGGTCAGCCCGACCGAAGCCGGTCAGCTGTTCTTTAACCGTTGCAGTCGGATTCTCGAAGACCTCGAGGAAGCCGAGCACATGGTTAAAGACCTGGAGACATCGCCGCGCGGCACCTTACGCATCACCGCCACGCCAACCTTCGGCCGCTCCATGCTGATGAAGATCTTCTCCAAGTTCCTGGAGCAGTACCCGGATGTGAATTTCGATCTGATTCTGGCCGACAAAGGCCTGGATCTGGTGCGCGAAGGCATCGACCTCGCCATCCACCTCGGCTCGCTGCAAGACAGCCGTCTGGTCGCCCGCCCGGTCGCCAAACAGAAAGTGATTCTGACAGCGACGCAGGAATACCTCGACAAACACGGCCTGCCGCAACAATTGGGCGATCTGTACGATCACCACATGCTGATGGCATCGGGCATCGACTTCGCCGAACCGCGTTGGATAAAACGCTTTTTGAAAGAAGCCGGTCTGCAAAACAAAGACCGCCGCTTCACGGTGAATGATCTTGATACGCTGGCCGAAGCCACCACCAACCACATGGGCATTACTGCCCTGCCGTATTACATGGTGCGCGAAGAACTAAGCAGCGGTCGCATGGTGCATGTGCTGCCAGACATCACCTTCCCCAGCCGTACCATTCACGTGGTGTACCCGGAAAACCGCTATCTCTCCGCCAAGAGCCGCGCCTTTGTCGATTTTATGGCGGCCTATTTTGAAGAACACGATCTGGATAAAAACGGTTAATAGCGTTTCGATCATCCACAAAAAAACGGCCAATTGGCCGTTTTTTTTTGTTTGGGTGCTGCGCTGAATTAGCGTAGGAAGCGATTCAATGCCGCGTCGCTGAACATCCGCTCAATGGCGTCATCGAAGGTTTCGGTCAGCATGGCTTCGTTTTCGGCTTCATCCGGGTAGCGGAAGAATTCTTTGCTGCGCTGGGCGCGAAAGCTGTTGGCGAAGCTGGAATTGGCTTTGACGATTTCCACCGAGACTTCCGCCGCTACTTTGGCATCTTTGCGTGCAGCGTCGATGTCGTTCATCTGGTAGCTCAATTCTTCCAGTGTGACGGTCCATTCAAAGTCGGCGTTCATGTCGACCGCTTCAAAACCGGCCACTTCCAATGCGCCGACAATCTGGTCTTCCAGTTGCTGGCGCAGATCGCCGGTGGCGGTAATGGCGGAGCTGTTTTCATACACACCACCGCGCTGACCGATCACACTGCTGCTGCGACCATCAACAACATCGACCCAGAAGGTACGACCGTTACCGGCCGGCAGGCTGTCAGCCGAGACCACCGGCTGGAAAGCGATTTGCTGCGGCGATAACTGCGCACAGCCAGCAAGCAGTGCCAATACCGACAGCATCAATACCGGCTTAAAGACAGACTTCATAATGGTTCTCCTTGTTGAGTTTTCAGTTTTGAATCAAGCCGCTTGAGCATCGCGGCCTTGGTCGCGCAGAAACTGCCAGTGCGTGTCCGTTGAGCGGCGGGCATCAAAGGCGTAGCCGTCCACGGTAAAACCTTTGAGATCGTCCACTCGACGGATGTCGTTGTCGAGCATGTAACGCACCATCATGCCGCGCGCCTTCTTGGCGAAGAAGGAAATCATCTTGTACTGGCCGTTTTTCCAGTCACGGAACTCCGGCACGATCACCGGCACCGACAACCGCTTCGGCTGGATGGCCTTAAAGTATTCGTTCGATGCCAGGTTGACCAGTGCAGGTGTCGCATTCGCGCGCATGTCTGCTGCCAGTGTTTCGGTCAGCGTGCCGCCCCACCATTGATACAGATTACTGCCGCGTTCGGTGCGCAACCGTGTGCCCATTTCCAGACGATACGGCAGGATGCGATCGAGCGGGCGCAGCAAACCGTACAGACCCGACAGGATGCGCACTCTATCCTGCGCCTTCGCCAGGCCGCGCTTGCCCAGGGTTTCGGCGTCAAGCCCGGTATAAACATCGCCTTTGAACGCCAGAATCGCCTGTTTGCTGGTGGCGTCGGTGAACGGCCATTGCCACTGGCTGAAGCGGTCGACATTCAGGGCGGCGAGTTTTTCGCTGAGCGACATCAGCGCACGCACGTCATTTACGCTGTAGCTGCGTAACACATCAATCAGTTCAGCCGCCTGGTCGGCAAAGCGAAAATCGGTGCTTTGATCGGTCACGGCCGGGGTTTCAAAATCCAGCGTTTTGGCCGGCGAAATCACCGCCATTAAGGGAGCTGTTGCCAAGTCTTTCTCCTGTCTCTAGGGTACGGCTCACACCTTCACAGCGGGCCACACCATGCAAATTCTGAGAACCTATGTGCCGGACTCTTTCCAGAATTACAACCACCTGATTGTCTGCGACGCTCAGCGCGAGGCAGCCGCGGTCGATCCGTACGACGCCGAACACCTGCTGCAACTGGCCGAGCAACAGAATCTGTCTATCAGTGCCATCTGGATTACTCATGAACACGGCGACCATATTCGCCACGTTAATGAACTCAAGGCCGCGACCGGCGCCCGGGTTTATGCGCCGGCCGGCTGCGTCGGCAAGCTGGCCGCCGACATCTGGCTTGAAGACGGCGATAAGCTGAGCGTCGGTGATGAGCAAGCAACGTTCTGGTTTACCCCCGGCCACACGCCCGCGCACGGCATCTATTTCGTCGACCAGCAAGAACCGGCGCTGATTTGCGGCGATACCTTGTTCAATGCTGGCGTCGGCAACACCCGCTCCGGCAATACCGACGTGTTGTTCGAGAGCATCGAACGCATCCGCCGCGACACGCCCCACCACACCCGCATTTACCCCGGCCACGATTACCTGCCCAACAACCTGAATTTCGCGCTCAGCCTGCAACCGGAACTGGCGCCGGCCCTGGCCTTAAAAGCCGAGGCCGACTCGCAGACGCCCGACACCCGAACCGTCACGACCTTCGAGCAGGAACTGAGCTTCAATCTGTTTTTGCGCTTGGACGATGCGGACCTGGAGCAGGCATTGAGCGAACGCGGCCACTCGACCGGCAGCGCGCTGGAGCGCTTCAAAGCGCTGCGCACGCTGCGCGATCAGTGGTGATCAGGGGCACGGATACGGATAGCGCTGATGTACGGCTTCAATATCAGCCAGTACCTCGGCGCTGAGCGTCAGACTGTGGCTATCGATATTGCTCTTCAGCTGTTCCAGATTGGTGGCGCCGATGATGTTCGCGGTCACGAATGGCCGGTCGTTGATGTACGACAGCGCCATCTGCGCCGGGTCAAGGCCGTGATCACGCGCCACTTGCACGTATTCGTCGGCCGCGGCAATACCGTTTGGGGTGTTGTAGCGCTGAAAGCGGTCGAACAAAGTCAGGCGTGCGCCCTCCGGCCTGGCACCGCCGCTGTATTTACCGCTCAGTCGGCCCATGGCTAACGGAGAATACGCCAGCAAACCGACGTCTTCGCGGTAGGCCATTTCTGCCAGACCGACTTCAAAACTGCGGTTCAACAGGCTGTACGGATTCTGGATTGAGTCGATACGCACCAGGCCTTCTTCACGCGACAAGCGCAAATATTCCGACACACCCCAGGCGGTTTCGTTCGACACGCCAATACGCCGGACTTTGCCTTCGCGCACCAGTTCATCGCAGGCGCGCAGCGTTTCTTCAATGCTGATGACGTCTTCGTCTGACACGACGGTGTAACCCAGCTTGCCGAAACTGTTCACGCTGCGCTCCGGCCAGTGCAGTTGGTAAAGGTCGATGTAATCGGTCTGCAACCGTTTCAGGCTGGCTTCGGCGGCTTGTTTGATCTGCTCGCGCGACAGCCGCGGCCCGCCACGAATGTCTTTGCGGGCACTTGGACCGAGCGCCTTGGTCGCCAAAATCACTTCCTGACGACGGCCGGTTTTGGCAAACCAGGTGCCGATGTATTGCTCGGTACGGCCATAGGTTTCCGGCTTGGGTGGCACCGGATACATTTCAGCGGCGTCAAAGAAATTGATGTTGCGTTCGCGCGCGTAGTCCATTTGTTCGTGGGCTTGCGCTTCGGTGTTCTGTTCGCCCCAGGTCATGGTGCCCAGGCAGATTCGGGAGACTTCGAGGTCGGAACGACCCAAACGTCGATATTCCATGAAGACGGTACCTGCTAACTTGACATCGAACCTCTATAATACGGGCTGATTTCACACAATTCGACGGACACCATGTCACGCAGAAAGAAGACCCGGTCGCTGAAAGGCAAACTCAACGTTAAAACCGGCTCCAAAAAAGACTTCATCGCCCGCGGTGAAAAAGGCCAGATTCCAACGCACAATCGTTTGGCCAAACACAAGAAGCGGCAGAAATCGGCGTACCAGAAATATCTGGAAGCCAACAACCTGACGGACTCCACCACGGGCACGCCACCGGCCGTTAAACCACCGCGTCTTTACCCGGCGGACACTGAAGAAGTTCGCTCAGAGGTCGATACCCTCGAAACCGATAAAGGCTTTGATGAACTGAGCGGCGATGAGCTGCTCGATCGTTTCGAAAGGTCCTGATCATGCGTTTGCTTTGTATTTGGCTTCTGGCCGCCCTGCCCGCTCTGGTTGCCGCTGAGGATTTCGGCGAAGCCAGTTGGGGCGACAGCCCCGATGACGTGCGCAACGCCGAAACCCGGCCCAACCGTACGCCCATCGGCGAATTCGGCTACCTGATTTATGAAGCCGAGCTGCCCGATATTTACGTCACCCGCCTGGTGTATCAGTTCACCGACGGCCAGCTGACACAAGGCCGTTTCCTGTTCAAACCCAGCCCTGAAGCGCCGATGCAATCCTGGATCGATCAATTCGAACAGGTGCGTCACCTGATCAGCCGTCAGTATGGCGAGCCGATGGCCGACGAGGTGCTGACGCCGGCGTCGGAATCCCGTCCTGAACGTCTGGACTGGGCCGAGGCATTGAGCGAAGACCGGCTGGTGCTGAAAACCCGTTGGCAGAACGATCGCACCGAACTGGTTCAGCAACTCGCCTGGGCCGGTGATCGTCCTTACCATCAAGTCATCTACCGCCCGCTGGCACCGGTGCATTCGGCCGACAGTCTGTTTTGACGGCTCATTCGACGACCCGAATCGACAGCGTCGATCAGATCAGAGGCATCGCCCTGGTGCTGATGGCGTTGTTCCACTTCGGCTACGACCTCAGCCTGTACGGCTATCTGACCTTCGATTCCCATGCTCCGTTCTGGGCGATTTTTCGCGGCATCATTGTGGTCAGCTTTTTCTCCAGCGTTGGCATCAGCCTGGTGTTGGCCAATCGTGACGGCATGCGCTGGCGCGCGTTTTGGACGCGTGAAGCGAAAATTCTCGCTGGCGCGGCGCTGATCAGTATCGGTACCTGGCTGGCTTATCCCCACGCCTGGGTCTGGTTTGGCGTACTGCATTTTATCGCGCTCGCCAGTCTGCTGACGGTGCCGCTGATCGCGGCTCCGCGTCTGGCGCTCGTGCTGGGCGTTGCCATCCTGCTGCTGTTCAATGTCACCGACTGGTTCAATCTTCGACTGCTGTATTACTGGCTGGCCGAGCCGCTGCACCTGCCGCTCGGCACGGTGGATCTGACCCGCCTGATTCCGTGGCTGGGCGTGGTCTACATCGGTGTGTACCTGGGCCACAAACGACTCTTTGGGGTGCGCTCGATTCCGTTAGGCCCGCTGAACCGACCGCTGATCTGGTTAGGTCAGCACAGTCTGGTGTTCTATCTGGTGCATCAGATTCCGCTGTTCGGCCTGGCCTGGCTGGTGCACTTTTTATTGCAGTCGTTCAGTTAAACGACTCAGCTGTTAAGCTCACCGAACATTTCGACGTTGAAGGCCCATGCGCGTTCCCCAATCGCTTTTTCTGTGCTGCTTGCTGTTATCGGCGCTGGTTACGCCCGGCGTCGCTCTGGCGGAAAACACCGCACAACAACGTCCGTCGATTGCATTGGTGCTGGCCGGCGGCGGCGCACGCGGGCTGTCGCATATTGGTGTG
This window harbors:
- the yaaA gene encoding peroxide stress protein YaaA yields the protein MATAPLMAVISPAKTLDFETPAVTDQSTDFRFADQAAELIDVLRSYSVNDVRALMSLSEKLAALNVDRFSQWQWPFTDATSKQAILAFKGDVYTGLDAETLGKRGLAKAQDRVRILSGLYGLLRPLDRILPYRLEMGTRLRTERGSNLYQWWGGTLTETLAADMRANATPALVNLASNEYFKAIQPKRLSVPVIVPEFRDWKNGQYKMISFFAKKARGMMVRYMLDNDIRRVDDLKGFTVDGYAFDARRSTDTHWQFLRDQGRDAQAA
- a CDS encoding MBL fold metallo-hydrolase, which encodes MQILRTYVPDSFQNYNHLIVCDAQREAAAVDPYDAEHLLQLAEQQNLSISAIWITHEHGDHIRHVNELKAATGARVYAPAGCVGKLAADIWLEDGDKLSVGDEQATFWFTPGHTPAHGIYFVDQQEPALICGDTLFNAGVGNTRSGNTDVLFESIERIRRDTPHHTRIYPGHDYLPNNLNFALSLQPELAPALALKAEADSQTPDTRTVTTFEQELSFNLFLRLDDADLEQALSERGHSTGSALERFKALRTLRDQW
- a CDS encoding NADP(H)-dependent aldo-keto reductase, producing MEYRRLGRSDLEVSRICLGTMTWGEQNTEAQAHEQMDYARERNINFFDAAEMYPVPPKPETYGRTEQYIGTWFAKTGRRQEVILATKALGPSARKDIRGGPRLSREQIKQAAEASLKRLQTDYIDLYQLHWPERSVNSFGKLGYTVVSDEDVISIEETLRACDELVREGKVRRIGVSNETAWGVSEYLRLSREEGLVRIDSIQNPYSLLNRSFEVGLAEMAYREDVGLLAYSPLAMGRLSGKYSGGARPEGARLTLFDRFQRYNTPNGIAAADEYVQVARDHGLDPAQMALSYINDRPFVTANIIGATNLEQLKSNIDSHSLTLSAEVLADIEAVHQRYPYPCP
- a CDS encoding heparan-alpha-glucosaminide N-acetyltransferase, whose translation is MTAHSTTRIDSVDQIRGIALVLMALFHFGYDLSLYGYLTFDSHAPFWAIFRGIIVVSFFSSVGISLVLANRDGMRWRAFWTREAKILAGAALISIGTWLAYPHAWVWFGVLHFIALASLLTVPLIAAPRLALVLGVAILLLFNVTDWFNLRLLYYWLAEPLHLPLGTVDLTRLIPWLGVVYIGVYLGHKRLFGVRSIPLGPLNRPLIWLGQHSLVFYLVHQIPLFGLAWLVHFLLQSFS